The genomic interval ACAGTTTCAGGCCCGCAGGAAGAGCTGGAAAAGATTAGTGAATGGAAAACTGATACTTTAGTATTGCATAATATTCAGAACCAGGCAGTGACCAGAGTGGGGATGAAGCAGAACCTGTTTAAAAATGTGAACATATTTCCAGCGAGTGTCGAGGTTAAATTACCGGTAGATGAGTTTACGGAGAAAACACTGGAGGTGCCACTGAAAATTATCAATAATGGTGAATATTATAATGTTAAGCTTTATCCGAAAAAGGTGAAGATAACTTTTATGGTTGCCTTATCCAGTTATCAGCAGGTAAATGAGGATTTCATTGAGGCAGTAGTAGATTTGAATGAGTGGAAGTTAAAGCATCATGGCCAGCTGACTGTAAAGTTGACCCGCTTTCCTGATTATTGCAGAAAGGTCAGGGTAGACCCGGAGAAAGTTGATTTTATTATAGAAAAATAATGATTAAGATTGGGATTACTGGTGGTATAGGAAGTGGGAAAACCACGGTTTGTCACATATTCGAGCAGCTGGGGATCCCTGTATTTTATGCAGATACCGTAGCTAAGGAAATTATGGTGACTGATCCGGTATTAAGGGAAGGGATGATGAATACCTTCGGCATTGAAAGTTATGAACTGTCCGGGAAGCTGAATAATAAACATATCGCTCAAATTGTATTTAATAATAAAACAGAACTGGAGAAACTGAATGCATTGGTTCATCCGGCTGTATTCCGGGCATTTGAAAGCTGGCAGCAAACGATACCGGCAGATGTACCTTATAATTTGAAAGAAGCTGCCCTGTTATTTGAGAGTGGTTCTTATCAGATGTGTGACCATAGTATTCTGGTCACTGCATCTAAAGCGGTCAAAATAAAGCGGGTGATGGAGCGGGACAGCGTAACCAGCGAACAGGTGGAGGCGCGCATGGATAAGCAGCTGAGTGATGAAGAAAAGAAAAAAATGGCTGATTTTTTGATTACAAATGATGAAAGCCAATCGGTAATACTCCAGGTATTGGAGCTGCACCATCAATTTATAAACCTTACAAAATAAATGATATTAGCGGATTTTTTAGTGCCAACTAAAATTGGACTGTATTGCGCCTATGGCAATTTTTACCTGGACCCAAAAGAAATGGTAAAGGATGCAGTAATTTCACATGCACATGGGGACCATGCGATTAGTGGTAATTTTAATGTGTATTGTACAAAGGCAACCTCATTGTTCATGATACAGCGGTATAAGAAATTTGCGGCGGGTGAATTTCATCTGTATGATTTTCATGCCGGGTTTGTATTGAATGGGGTGAAGATCAGTTTTATTCCTGCGGGCCATATTTTAGGTTCGGCCCTGGTGATGATGGAGTATAATGGCGTTAAGTATCTGTATACGGGAGATTACAAGCTTCAGCCGGATACAACTTGTGAGCCTATCGAATTTGCGGAGGCTGATGTACTGATTACAGAAACAACTTTTGCGAATCCTGATACTAAGCATCCGGATGTGGAACTGGAGATCAAAAAATTAAATGCAACAACGAGCAATATTATGCTGGGTGCTTATGCTTTAGGTAAAAGTCAGCGGTTGATTAAATTGATCAGTGACCTTTGTCCGCAGCGGAGAATCCTGGTACACCATAGTATTCTTCCTTTTGTGAAAATTTATGAACAGATGGGAATTGATATGGGGAAATATGAAGTCTATGATCGGAAAGTGATGAAAAACACCAAAACGGATATGATTTACCTGGTACCGCCACTGGTTTACAGAAGTTATATCAAAGCGGTGAATGTAATCAGGGTGTTTGCAACGGGATGGAAACATTTACAGCACAATAATGAGCTTCAATTGTTCATTTCTGACCATGTGGACTGGGATGATATCATTTATACGATAGAAAAAGTTAAGCCAAAAGAGATCTGGACTACACATGGGAGTGGAATTCAACTAAAAAGTTATTATTCAAACATTATTACTGTTAAATTGCTTAACTAATGGAACAGATTGCCGATTATTATTTCAATGAGGAGGGCTTGATGGTTTTTACGGAAGCGTACCACCTTAAACGTGGTTATTGCTGTAAAAATGGTTGCAAGCATTGTCCATGGAAGTACGGCAGGAAGAAGAACAATGGTAATGATAATGAACTAACCTCAGAAAAAAGATAACGTGATGCAGTTGCAGAAAGAAATAAAAACTCCCCGCTATGAAAGCGTATTCCACGAGGCAATGGTCAACGTGGCATTTACGCAGAATTGGTGTAATGATCAGGTAAAACAGGCGGTTTCATCCTACGATATTACAAATCAGCAGTTTAATGTGCTCAGGATACTGCGTGGCCAGCATCCTGATCCTTCGACTATCAATTTGCTGAAATCCAGAATGCTTGATAAAATGTGTGATGCTTCCCGGATTGTTGACCGCCTGGTACAGAAGGACTTGATTTGTAAAAAGACCAATACTTATGATAAGCGCGCGGTGGATATACTGATCAGTGAAAAGGGGTTGGCATTGTTAAAGAAAATGGATAAGGAAATGAATTTATCTACTATTCTTTCTGCTAATTTAACCCACCAGGAGGCGGAGCAACTGACCTCTTTACTGGAAAAAGCAAGAGGCAGCGCTTAATACGCTGCCTGTCAATTTCTATTTAGTGACTATGCCCTGAGGTATAAAATCCGATCAGGGCAATTGCAATACCCAATAAAACAGCAACCATTTTTCTTTTGGATACTTTATGATCTACGCTGGATTCAAATAAGATAGTGGTAGAGATATGTAAAAATATACCAATCACAATTCCCATCATTTTGTGGAAATAAACTTCTATCCCTCCAATACTGCCAGTGCTGATCCCATTGCTCACCCAGAATCCTAAAGGTGCCATGATGGCAAAAACAGCGAGGTAGAAGATGATTCCGGCAGGTTTGAATTTGTTTTGCATTAATATACTGGCCAATGCGAAAGCGGCAGGGATATGGTGAAGGGAAATACCGAAAATTAAGGCATTATGCTGATCTGCAGCCAGCGGCATTCCTTCTAAAAAGGCATGTAAACATAAACTGATCATGATTCCATAGGGAAAGATCCGGGTGTCGTTATGTTTGTGGATATGCCCGTGTTCTACACCTTCAGAAAACTGCTCTAATAAGATTTGTAAAAGAAATCCAATTAAGATGTAAATACCTATTTCTGCATGGTCCGGCCCGCTGTAAGCGTCGGGAATCAGGTGTAATACGGTGATCGCAAATAAATAAGCTCCACTGAAAGAGAGTATAAGTTTTAGCAGTTGTGACTTATCACTTTTGACTAAAAATATAGACAGCCCTCCAAAGAAGGCGCAAAAGAACAGGATTAAAATTTTCCAAACTTCCATTAAACTGCTGGTTGTAGTTTTTTATAGATCAGGGACACTGAAAATCCGATGGTTGAGCCTAAAGCAGCACCTGCTATAGTATCAATCGGGTAGTGTACGCCAACATATATTTGTGCAAAAGAAATAATAAATGCCCAGGCCAGGCCAACAGGCAGGATCGGCTTCCATCTTGGATAGAAAACCATAATTAAAAACACGGCTATACCGAAATGGTTTGTTGCATGTGCGGATGGGAAACTATAACCGCTGCCGCAGGGCACACGGTGAATAATATCATGAATCAGTGCCGGGTCGTTACAGGGTCTCAGCCTGGCAACAAATGGTTTGATGAATCTGGAAGAGATCATATCGCCCAGGGCAAACGTAAGCAGTACCCCGCCTATAATATACCAGCCTCTTTTTTTATATTCTTTGAAACTGAAAATGATAATAAACAGGTATAAGGGAGCCCAGGTGTACCTGTTCCGCATCAGTGGCAGAAACCAGTCCAGGAAACCGTTGGAGAGTCCTCTGTGGATTTTCAGAAACAGTTCTACATCGAAGGTATGCAGGCTCTCTATCATGCTTTTTTACAAACAAGGATTAATCTGTCAGATTTAGCTGCATCAAATTCTTCCAGGCTGTAGCTGCCAAATGTATTGATGATCTTTAATCCGCTTTTTTCAAGCATCCGTTCAAAATCAGCCAGACTGAATGCTTGTACACGCTCTTCAAAAGCATAGTGCTTGCTTTTATGCTCAAAGTTGATATGTTTAATGATTTTACCTTCGGCAACGAATTTACGCAGATCGAATTCTATACCTTCAAGGGTCTTCGTCTCTTTGTGAGTCAGGTTACTGATGATTTTCTGTGTGTTGAAATAATCTATGACTACGGTCCCGTCTTCTTTGATACTTTTTCTAAAAGATTTAAGTGCATTCACATGATCTTTCTCGGTATCAAAATATCCGAAACTGGTGAAGAGGTTCAGGGCAATATCATAGTAATTGATATAGCCCAGTTTACGCATATCATGTACAAAAAAATGAAGATGTTTTTGCTCAAACTGCTTCGCGTATTTGATGCTTTGTTCAGAAAGGTCAATTCCTGTAACATCAAATCCTTTTTTGTTTAAGTAAACGGAATGGCGGCCTCTGCCGCAGGCGATATCCAGTATACGGGAGTGTAGTGCTGGTTTCAGGTAAGCTGTCAGGTTATCAATTAAAAACTCTGCTTCAGCGTCATTACGCTGACTATATAAAATATGATAATAGGGAGAATTGAACCAATATTGAAACCACTTTCGCTGCATAAGGACCGTCTTAAATTTAGAAAAAGCAAATATAGTGATTAGGAATGCAACTGGGTGGACATTCGAGCCAATTTATCTTAAATATGACACCGCCTACTTAAATTTTTACTATTTTTGGAAAACAAAATTCATAGCAGTTGACACTTATAAAATCTATTTCAGGAATCAGGGGAACTATCGGCGGAATCGCTGGAAATGGGCTAACACCTATTGATATAGTGAAGTTTACCGCAGCTTACGGCTCGTGGGTAATTAAAAATACGAATATTAAGAAAATCGTACTTGGACGGGATGCACGGATCTCGGGAGACATGGTGAATAACCTCGTGACTGGTACTTTACAGGGACTGGGCATTGAAGTGATAGACTTGGGTTTATCTACTACACCAACTGTTGAAATTGCTGTCCCGATGGAAAAAGCGGGTGGTGGAATTATTCTGACAGCCAGCCATAATCCCAAGCAATGGAACGCACTGAAACTTTTAAATGAGAAGGGTGAGTTTATCAATGATGAAAATGGTAAAGAAGTATTAGAAATTGCTGAAAGAGCTGATTTTTCTTTTGCTGAGGTGAATGACCTTGGAAAAGTTATTTATGACGATTCTTATCTGCAAAAACATATTGACGTAATTCTGGCTTTGCCGCTGGTTGATGTTGAACTGATCAGAAAAGCAAATTTTAAAATTGCAATTGACTGTGTGAATTCTACAGGTGGTATTTTTATTCCTGCTTTATTAAAGGCATTAGGAGTGGAGACGGTATTCGAACTGTATTGTGAGCCAAATGGTGAGTTCCCTCATAATCCGGAACCATTGCCGGAAAACCTGACTGAAATTGCCAAAGTAGTACAAAGTAAACAGGCAGATCTGGGTATTGTAGTTGATCCTGATGTGGATCGTTTGTGTTTTGTTTGTGAGGACGGAACGATGTTCGGTGAGGAATATACTTTAGTTGCTGTAGCTGATTATATTTTGAAGAACCAGGTTGGTAATACAGTTTCTAACTTATCATCAACAAGAGCTTTAAAAGATGTAACCCTTAGAGCAGGCGGTGAATACAATGCTGCTGCTGTGGGTGAAGTGAATGTGGTAAACCAGATGAAAGCTACCCATGCAATTATTGGTGGTGAAGGAAATGGCGGAATCATTTATCCTGAATTACATTACGGACGTGATGCTTTGGTAGGTATTGCTTTGTTTTTAACACATCTTGCCAAATTCGGTAAATCTGTGTCTTTATTAAGAAGCAGCTACCCGAATTATCATATTTCTAAAAATAAGATCACTTTAACTCCTGAAATGGATATTGATGCTTTGTTGGTTAAAGTACAGGAAAAATACAAAAATCAGCCCAGCAGTACTATTGACGGATTAAAAATAGAGTTCGATAATGAATGGGTTCACCTGCGCAAATCAAATACAGAACCAATTATCCGTATTTACAGTGAAGCGGAAAATGAAACTGTAGCTGAAAACCTGGCGAACAAAATTATATCAGACATCAAAGAAATTTTAAAATTGAATTAATACAGAATGAACAGGATCTATTTAGATAATGCTGCAACTACGCCTCTGGATAAAGAGGTTATGGCTGAAATGATTAATGTGATGGAGAATTATTATGGTAATCCATCTTCAATTCATGCGCAGGGCCGTGAGGTGCGTACATTGATTGAAAAGGCCCGTAAAACTGTAGCTGGATTACTGAATGCGACACCTGCTGAGATATTTTTCACTTCGGGTGGTACAGAAGCTGATAATACAGCTATACGTTGTGGTATTGCAGCTTTTGGAATCAAACATGCCATTACTTCAAAAATTGAACATCATGCGGTTGAGCATACGCTGGGCCAGTTATTAAAAGATGGTGTTATTGATAAGCTGAGCTTTGTGAATATTGATGCTAAAGGTAATGTTGATTATGATCACCTGGAACAACTGTTAAAAGAGAATTCACGTTCTTTTGTTTCTTTAATGCATGCAAATAATGAATTGGCAACCCTGACCGATATGGAAAAGGCAGGCGATATTTGTGAGCGTTATGAGGCTATTTATCATTGTGATACGGTACAGACCATGGGTCATTATGTGCATGATGTCAGAAAGATTAAAGCACATTTTATAGTTTGTGCAGCGCATAAATTGCACGGTCCGAAAGGGGTAGGCTTTTTATTTGTTAACCATACGGTAAAAATCAGTCCGATGATATTTGGTGGTGCGCAGGAACGCAATATGCGTGGCGGAACTGAAAACGTATATGGAATTGTAGGGTTGGCAAAAGCATTGGAAATTGCTTATAGTCATATGGATGTGCATCAGACCTATATCCAGGAATTGAAAACTTACATGAAAGATAAACTGGTTGAAGAAATTCCTGCGATTAGTTTTAATGGAGAAACTGATCCTGAGAAAAGTTTATATACGGTTCTGAATGTATCGTTTCCGGCAATGGATATGTCTGATATGTTATTGTTTAACCTTGATATTAATGGTATCTCTGCATCTGGCGGAAGTGCTTGTTCTTCGGGTTCCAATATCGGATCTCATGTTTTGACTGCTATAGGTACTGATCCGAATCGTCCGTCAGTCAGATTCTCGTTCAGTAAGTTGAATACGAAAGAGGAAATTGATTATGTGATAGAAAAGGTGAAACATATTGTAGAACAGAATATCGCCGTTTAAGAATTTTATTGATTACAAAAAGCTCTGACCGCTGGTCAGGGCTTTTTTTTTAGCACAATTATGCAATACGTAGCTATAGAGAATAATAAGAGTCCGTATTTATCCTTTGTAGAGGAATTGTATCATGCTGCTTTTCCGGTAGAGGAGCGCAGGAACTGGGAACAATTACTGATGTTTCTCATTCTTTAGTGCTGATGACCAATGTACCGGAAAAAGAAGAGCTGTATTTTAATGAGATTATCAGCAGGGTCAAAAAACAGGTTTATTTATACCATCCTTTGTAATTATTAGTGCTGGCAGCTATTTATTATAAAATAATAGAAACTATATTTTTTCCGGCTTGTTGTGTAGTTAATTGTCAATAATTTTTAATTAAAACATTGGTTATGAATACTCCGGAAAAGCACGATCACGAAGAAGAAAAAAAGAAAACGGTTTATAAAGAAACTGACAATGATGAAGATTTGAGCAGTGGCGAAACGTCTTCTGAGTCGGCGTCTGGAAAATCTGCGTTTGCGAACAGACCCGAAAGAAAGAATAAGCCTTTGGGTGCAGGTCATGAGCCTGGTACTACACCTGGAAGAGATTTCTGATAAAAATATTATTTCTAAAGAAAACCCTGATTCAATAGCTGATTCAGGGTTTTTTGTTTATAAACGGGGATTTAATGAATTCTATCCCGCAAATATTACCTGATTTATTTGTCTGTTAAGGTTTTCTCTATTACATTAGGGGATAGATTTAGCTATTGTATGAAAAGGTTTGTTTACTGCTTTGCTAAATCGTTTTTAATTCTTTAACCAAATATGAATGTTATCCGTATAATCATATTATACGCTATAAATCACACTAAACAAATGATGAAACATTTCTTATCAGCATTACTTATTTCTGCTGCTCTGCCTGTACTGGCGCAGCAAGCAGGTAAAGTGACAGACCCGGTTGACTGGGTTAATCCGCTCATGGGGACAGCAAGTAAACCAAGCCTGTCTAATGGTAATACTTATCCTGCAATTGCAGTTCCATGGGGAATGAATTTCTGGACTCCTCAAACCGGTAAAATGGGGGATGGATGGGCTTATACTTATGATGCGGATAAAATCAGAGGATTCAAACAAACACATCAGCCTTCTCCGTGGATGAATGATTACGGGCAATTCTCGGTGATGCCGGTAACTGGTAAAATGAAATTTAACCAGGATGAGCGTGCAAGCTGGTTTTCTCATAAAGCAGAAATTGTAAAGCCATATTATTACAGTGTGTACCTGGCTGATGCGAATGTAACTACTGAAATTACACCTACAGAGCGTGCAGCTCAGTTTCGCTTTACTTTCCCGAAATCTGATAGTTCTTATGTGGTGATTGATGCTTTTGATAAAGGATCATATATTAAAGTTATTCCGAAGGAAAGAAAAGTAATCGGGTACAGCACCCGCTATGCAAGTGGCCCGCTGCCTGCCAATTTTAAAAATTACTTTGTTATTTATTTTGATAAAGCTATTTCTTCTGCAAATACATGGCATGGAAATACGCTGGCAAAAGATACGCTGGAACTGAAAAGTGATCATTCTGGTGCGATCATAGGATTTAAGACTGAAAAAGGAGAAAAGATAGGGATGAAAGTTGCTTCGTCTTTTATTAGTGTTGAACAGGCTGAAATCAGTTTAAAGAGAGAGCTGGCAAATGATACTTTTGAAGCGACGCAGCAAAAGTCAAGAGCGGTATGGAACAAGACTTTAGGTAAGATTTCTATTGAAGGCGGTACTGTTGATCAGACACGTACTTTCTACTCAAGTTTATACCGCACTTTATTTTTCCCGAATAAACTATATGAGCTGGATGCGAATAATAAAGTTGTTCACTGGAGCCCTTATAATGGCAAAACTATGTCAGGGTATATGTTTGCTGGTACTGGATTCTGGGATACCTTCAGGGCGTTGTATCCATTCTTAAACCTGGTGTACCCTGCAATCAATAAAGAAATGCAGCAAGGACTGGTCAATGATTATAAAGAGGGTGGATGGTTGCCTGAATGGTCAAGCCCTGGTTATGCGAATTGTATGATTGGTAACAATTCGGCTTCTGTAGTTGCGGATGCTTACATCAAAGGGTTACGTGGTTATGATATTGAGAGTTTATTTGAAGCACTGAAACATGGTGCGAACAATGAAGGACCAAATGAAGCTGTTGGAAGAGCTGGTGTAAAGTATTACAATGCGTTAGGTTATGTGCCTTATGACGTTAAGCTGAATGAGAATGCGGCCAGAACATTAGAGTATGCTTACGATGATTTTACGATTTATCAATTGGGAAGAGCATTGAAAAAACCGGCTGCTGAAATTGATATCTATAAGAAAAGAGCCATGAATTATAAAAACATTTTTGATCCTTCTTCGGGCTTAATGCGTGGAAAGAATAAAGATGGTTCATTCCAATCACCTTTTAATCCGTTTAAATGGGGAGATGCTTTTACAGAAGGAAACAGCTGGCATTATTCATGGTCTGTTTTCCAGGATGTAAATGGCCTGGTTGGACTAATGGGGGGTAAAAACAAATTTGTGGAAAAGCTGGATTCAGTATTTACCATGCCTCCTGTTTTTGATGCCAGTTATTATGGTTCTGTAATTCATGAGATCAGAGAGATGCAGATTGCAAATATGGGGCAGTATGCACATGGTAATCAGCCGATACAACACATGATTTACTTGTATAACTATGCCGGACAACCCTGGAAAGCTCAGTACTGGTTAAGAGAAACGATGAACAGGATGTATAAAGCTACTCCTGATGGTTATTGTGGAGATGAGGATAACGGACAGACTTCTGCCTGGTATGTTTTCTCTGCTATGGGCTTCTATCCGGTTACTCCGGCTACGGATCAATATGTGGTTGGTGCACCTTTATTCAAAAAAGTAACGGTGAACCTGGATAATGGAAAACAGATTGTAATCAATGCTGGTGCAAACAGTGCAGATAACAAGTATATCAATGCGTTGAAATACAATGGTAAGGCTTATGGTAAAAACTGGTTAAGTCACTCTGATTTAGTTAAAGGGGCTACACTTGATTTCGATATGACTG from Pedobacter sp. WC2423 carries:
- the coaE gene encoding dephospho-CoA kinase (Dephospho-CoA kinase (CoaE) performs the final step in coenzyme A biosynthesis.), coding for MIKIGITGGIGSGKTTVCHIFEQLGIPVFYADTVAKEIMVTDPVLREGMMNTFGIESYELSGKLNNKHIAQIVFNNKTELEKLNALVHPAVFRAFESWQQTIPADVPYNLKEAALLFESGSYQMCDHSILVTASKAVKIKRVMERDSVTSEQVEARMDKQLSDEEKKKMADFLITNDESQSVILQVLELHHQFINLTK
- a CDS encoding exonuclease, with the protein product MILADFLVPTKIGLYCAYGNFYLDPKEMVKDAVISHAHGDHAISGNFNVYCTKATSLFMIQRYKKFAAGEFHLYDFHAGFVLNGVKISFIPAGHILGSALVMMEYNGVKYLYTGDYKLQPDTTCEPIEFAEADVLITETTFANPDTKHPDVELEIKKLNATTSNIMLGAYALGKSQRLIKLISDLCPQRRILVHHSILPFVKIYEQMGIDMGKYEVYDRKVMKNTKTDMIYLVPPLVYRSYIKAVNVIRVFATGWKHLQHNNELQLFISDHVDWDDIIYTIEKVKPKEIWTTHGSGIQLKSYYSNIITVKLLN
- a CDS encoding DUF5522 domain-containing protein encodes the protein MEQIADYYFNEEGLMVFTEAYHLKRGYCCKNGCKHCPWKYGRKKNNGNDNELTSEKR
- a CDS encoding MarR family winged helix-turn-helix transcriptional regulator; this translates as MQLQKEIKTPRYESVFHEAMVNVAFTQNWCNDQVKQAVSSYDITNQQFNVLRILRGQHPDPSTINLLKSRMLDKMCDASRIVDRLVQKDLICKKTNTYDKRAVDILISEKGLALLKKMDKEMNLSTILSANLTHQEAEQLTSLLEKARGSA
- a CDS encoding ZIP family metal transporter; this encodes MEVWKILILFFCAFFGGLSIFLVKSDKSQLLKLILSFSGAYLFAITVLHLIPDAYSGPDHAEIGIYILIGFLLQILLEQFSEGVEHGHIHKHNDTRIFPYGIMISLCLHAFLEGMPLAADQHNALIFGISLHHIPAAFALASILMQNKFKPAGIIFYLAVFAIMAPLGFWVSNGISTGSIGGIEVYFHKMMGIVIGIFLHISTTILFESSVDHKVSKRKMVAVLLGIAIALIGFYTSGHSH
- a CDS encoding phosphatase PAP2 family protein codes for the protein MIESLHTFDVELFLKIHRGLSNGFLDWFLPLMRNRYTWAPLYLFIIIFSFKEYKKRGWYIIGGVLLTFALGDMISSRFIKPFVARLRPCNDPALIHDIIHRVPCGSGYSFPSAHATNHFGIAVFLIMVFYPRWKPILPVGLAWAFIISFAQIYVGVHYPIDTIAGAALGSTIGFSVSLIYKKLQPAV
- a CDS encoding class I SAM-dependent methyltransferase; amino-acid sequence: MQRKWFQYWFNSPYYHILYSQRNDAEAEFLIDNLTAYLKPALHSRILDIACGRGRHSVYLNKKGFDVTGIDLSEQSIKYAKQFEQKHLHFFVHDMRKLGYINYYDIALNLFTSFGYFDTEKDHVNALKSFRKSIKEDGTVVIDYFNTQKIISNLTHKETKTLEGIEFDLRKFVAEGKIIKHINFEHKSKHYAFEERVQAFSLADFERMLEKSGLKIINTFGSYSLEEFDAAKSDRLILVCKKA
- the glmM gene encoding phosphoglucosamine mutase, with amino-acid sequence MTLIKSISGIRGTIGGIAGNGLTPIDIVKFTAAYGSWVIKNTNIKKIVLGRDARISGDMVNNLVTGTLQGLGIEVIDLGLSTTPTVEIAVPMEKAGGGIILTASHNPKQWNALKLLNEKGEFINDENGKEVLEIAERADFSFAEVNDLGKVIYDDSYLQKHIDVILALPLVDVELIRKANFKIAIDCVNSTGGIFIPALLKALGVETVFELYCEPNGEFPHNPEPLPENLTEIAKVVQSKQADLGIVVDPDVDRLCFVCEDGTMFGEEYTLVAVADYILKNQVGNTVSNLSSTRALKDVTLRAGGEYNAAAVGEVNVVNQMKATHAIIGGEGNGGIIYPELHYGRDALVGIALFLTHLAKFGKSVSLLRSSYPNYHISKNKITLTPEMDIDALLVKVQEKYKNQPSSTIDGLKIEFDNEWVHLRKSNTEPIIRIYSEAENETVAENLANKIISDIKEILKLN
- a CDS encoding cysteine desulfurase family protein; this encodes MNRIYLDNAATTPLDKEVMAEMINVMENYYGNPSSIHAQGREVRTLIEKARKTVAGLLNATPAEIFFTSGGTEADNTAIRCGIAAFGIKHAITSKIEHHAVEHTLGQLLKDGVIDKLSFVNIDAKGNVDYDHLEQLLKENSRSFVSLMHANNELATLTDMEKAGDICERYEAIYHCDTVQTMGHYVHDVRKIKAHFIVCAAHKLHGPKGVGFLFVNHTVKISPMIFGGAQERNMRGGTENVYGIVGLAKALEIAYSHMDVHQTYIQELKTYMKDKLVEEIPAISFNGETDPEKSLYTVLNVSFPAMDMSDMLLFNLDINGISASGGSACSSGSNIGSHVLTAIGTDPNRPSVRFSFSKLNTKEEIDYVIEKVKHIVEQNIAV
- a CDS encoding GH92 family glycosyl hydrolase; its protein translation is MMKHFLSALLISAALPVLAQQAGKVTDPVDWVNPLMGTASKPSLSNGNTYPAIAVPWGMNFWTPQTGKMGDGWAYTYDADKIRGFKQTHQPSPWMNDYGQFSVMPVTGKMKFNQDERASWFSHKAEIVKPYYYSVYLADANVTTEITPTERAAQFRFTFPKSDSSYVVIDAFDKGSYIKVIPKERKVIGYSTRYASGPLPANFKNYFVIYFDKAISSANTWHGNTLAKDTLELKSDHSGAIIGFKTEKGEKIGMKVASSFISVEQAEISLKRELANDTFEATQQKSRAVWNKTLGKISIEGGTVDQTRTFYSSLYRTLFFPNKLYELDANNKVVHWSPYNGKTMSGYMFAGTGFWDTFRALYPFLNLVYPAINKEMQQGLVNDYKEGGWLPEWSSPGYANCMIGNNSASVVADAYIKGLRGYDIESLFEALKHGANNEGPNEAVGRAGVKYYNALGYVPYDVKLNENAARTLEYAYDDFTIYQLGRALKKPAAEIDIYKKRAMNYKNIFDPSSGLMRGKNKDGSFQSPFNPFKWGDAFTEGNSWHYSWSVFQDVNGLVGLMGGKNKFVEKLDSVFTMPPVFDASYYGSVIHEIREMQIANMGQYAHGNQPIQHMIYLYNYAGQPWKAQYWLRETMNRMYKATPDGYCGDEDNGQTSAWYVFSAMGFYPVTPATDQYVVGAPLFKKVTVNLDNGKQIVINAGANSADNKYINALKYNGKAYGKNWLSHSDLVKGATLDFDMTAAPNKTRGTSESDFPYSMSTE